Proteins from a genomic interval of Xiphias gladius isolate SHS-SW01 ecotype Sanya breed wild chromosome 23, ASM1685928v1, whole genome shotgun sequence:
- the gpc4 gene encoding glypican-4, whose translation MKTLLLLCVACTLAVLSVSGTSEQKLKNCNEVRAAYSSKGFDVNDVPNKGVNGAPLKVCPQGFSCCTVVMEEKLRQQSHLDMKAPVSRLSTTLQSTFKQKHDHFDKFFRELLKNAELSLHNMFVRTYGMMYVQNAELFKNFFEALTRYYIYGSAAVNLDSMLSDFWADLLERMFRLVNVQYEFSDAYMECVSQHTEQLQPFGDVPRKLRIQLTRAFVAARTFVRGLALMPEVVNKVSTVSASPSCVQAVMKMMYCPYCSGQVALKPCQNYCLNVMRGCLANQADLDTEWNNFLDAMLSLAERLEGPFNFESVMDPIDVKISEAIMNMQENSMQVSQKVFQGCGQPKPSMSTRSKRSVKETGFTGRFRPYSPDARPTTAAGTSLDRLTNDVKKKLKHTKKFWSTLPETVCAGERIAPGDECWNGTAKSRYESVVIGNGLANQVYNPDVDVDITKPDIVIRSQIAVLKEMTSWLKAAHSGNDISIDNDEDGSGGEESGSGCDSPSCDTDRDMYFSTPPNPGNPRVNPVVVGRSPSAGVASQGSMVLALCGLALVAPHLR comes from the exons GAGCCCCCCTGAAAGTGTGTCCGCAGGGTTTCTCCTGCTGTACGGTGGTGATGGAGGAGAAGCTGAGACAGCAGAGCCACTTGGACATGAAAGCTCCCGTCTCCAGGCTTAGCACCACCCTACAATCCACCTTCAAACAGAAGCACGACCACTTTGACA agtttttCCGTGAgcttttgaaaaatgcagaGCTCTCGCTGCACAACATGTTTGTGCGAACATACGGGATGATGTACGTGCAGAATGCAGAGCTGTTCAAGAACTTTTTCGAGGCCTTGACTCGGTACTACATATATGGCAGTGCTGCTGTCAATCTGGACTCCATGCTGTCAGACTTCTGGGCCGACCTCCTGGAGAGGATGTTCCGGCTGGTCAACGTGCAGTACGAATTCAGCGACGCCTACATGGAATGCGTCAGCCAGCACACGGAGCAGCTGCAGCCGTTCGGCGATGTGCCTCGCAAGCTCCGCATCCAGCTGACACGGGCCTTTGTCGCTGCACGCACATTTGTTCGCGGCCTGGCACTCATGCCAGAGGTGGTCAATAAAGTTTCTACG GTCAGTGCGTCTCCCAGCTGTGTGCAAGCGGTCATGAAGATGATGTACTGTCCCTACTGCTCAGGACAAGTGGCTCTGAAACCCTGCCAGAATTACTGTCTGAATGTTATGCGTGGGTGTTTAGCCAACCAGGCCGACTTGGATACAGAGTGGAACAACTTCCTCG ATGCCATGCTTAGTCTAGCTGAGAGGCTGGAAGGTCCCTTTAATTTTGAGTCCGTCATGGATCCCATCGACGTGAAAATCTCAGAGGCCATCATGAACATGCAGGAGAACAGCATGCAAGTGTCGCAGAAA GTTTTCCAGGGTTGTGGGCAGCCTAAACCAAGCATGTCCACCCGTTCCAAGCGTTCAGTCAAAGAAACAGGCTTTACCGGCCGCTTCCGCCCCTACAGCCCTGATGCTAGGCCCACCACTGCTGCTGGGACCAGTTTAGATCGATTG ACAAATGATGTGAAGAAGAAGCTGAAACATACAAAGAAGTTCTGGTCAACATTGCCAGAGACGGTTTGTGCAGGTGAGAGGATTGCACCGGGGGACGAGTGCTGGAATGGAACAGCAAAAAGCAG GTACGAGTCAGTTGTCATTGGCAATGGACTGGCCAATCAGGTATACAACCCTGATGTGGACGTGGACATTACAAAGCCAGACATTGTGATTCGCAGTCAGATTGcagttttgaaggaaatgaCAAGCTGGCTCAAAGCTGCACACAGCGGCAATGACATCTCTATCGACAACG atgaGGATggcagtggaggagaggagagcggCAGCGGCTGTGACTCTCCATCCTGTGACACAGATCGGGACATGTACTTCTCCACTCCACCGAACCCTGGCAATCCCCGGGTTAATCCAGTGGTGGTGGGCAGAAGTCCATCGGCTGGGGTTGCCTCACAGGGAAGCATGGTGCTGGCACTCTGTGGGCTGGCTCTGGTTGCTCCCCACTTGAGATAA
- the brd8b gene encoding bromodomain-containing protein 8, which translates to MHHSNLSGGSCAPGLVTKEMASGIGKHKILNVGPTEPWSVREKLCLASSVMRSGDQNWVSVSRAIKPFSEPGRPPDWFSQKHCASQYSELLEATEAPKRKRGEKGEVVETIEDVIVRRLTAERIEELKKLLRDTQEQYRKLKKEVDLIQTGHMDSQLKELWAEITLKKKQDEEEAEQKRKATETAYQARQAMKNTPKRLPSVTVRSPLGASPPTLDSQADSSVPTPPMDTGGVASDDTTTHSVAQGIGVFLPVTDAPGPGPKDGGLATLVDDSPQKRLLTQKATPPPSPLLSELLKKGNLISASPRLVVEGDSTGNLTNGLQTATAATALPPGHEVITEGEAEAAVKAELGEETGLVEEDLVAVSYMGDELDLETVGDIIAIIEEKVDDSVEALDAAAVEAALSLCEEAVSEGHTLPGPWETQELKTSDPTPTVRDANPTQEPQDVTAMSAPTPASTETHNQPETKREEQLKGNCEGPEVTGSDVISSVASDDGATGIEVMEVGATGKEATEPTVKSEAEEWSQPEPNPPCLDSEDSSVSGKESKEVKEEEAGSEGDPEEGMELKEECGEGPYLSEVERAASESEDGYGPPSQRYTADSLASSPASSSQLSTCGEDQEAVQAQKIWKKAIMLVWRAAANHRYASVFLQPVSDDIAPGYHSIVHRPMDLSAIKKNIESGVIRTTAEFQRDIMLMFQNAVMYNSSDHDVYHMALEMQRDVLEHVQQFLATQLIMQTSESAISAKSLRGREGNRKPGEPAEKDGGTRGRRSAMEADLKMKK; encoded by the exons ATGCACCACTCAAACCTGTCCGGCGGAAGTTGTGCTCCCGGCCTTGTCACAAAAGAAATGGCGAGCGGTATCGGCA aacACAAGATACTGAACGTGGGGCCGACGGAGCCCTGGTCAGTCCGGGAGAAACTGTGCCTGGCTTCCTCTGTTATGAGGAGTGGCGACCAAAACTG GGTGTCTGTGAGTAGAGCAATCAAGCCTTTCTCAGAGCCTGGTCGTCCGCCTGACTGGTTCTCACAGAAG CACTGTGCCTCACAATACTCCGAACTACTGGAAGCCACAGAAGCACCAAA GCGTAAGCGTGGCGAGAAAGGTGAGGTGGTTGAGACCATTGAAGATGTCATCGTTCGTAGGCTGACTGCTGAGAGGATAGAGGAGCTGAAAAAACTACTACGAGACACACAAGAGCAGTACAG GAAGTTGAAGAAGGAGGTGGATCTGATACAGACAGGTCATATGGACTCCCAGCTGAAGGAGCTGTGGGCAGAGATCACACT aaagaagaagcaggatgaggaggaagcAGAACAGAAGAGGAAAGCTACAGAAACAGCATACCAAG CTCGTCAGGCGATGAAAAACACACCTAAGCGTCTGCCCAGTGTAACTGTACGTTCTCCTCTGGGTGCCAGCCCGCCGACGCTGGATTCTCAGGCCGACTCTTCGGTCCCCACACCACCCATGGATACAGGAGGTGTTGCCTCTGATGACACCACCACCCACTCAGTT GCCCAGGGGATCGGAGTTTTTCTACCAGTGACAGACGCTCCAGGCCCCGGGCCCAAAGATGGAGGACTGGCTACTCTAGTAGATGACTCACCACAGAAGAGGCTCCTGACCCAGAAGGCCACACCACCACCCTCACCTCTTTTGTCAGAGCTGCTGAAAAAGGGCAACCTCATCTCAGCTAGCCCCCGCCTG GTTGTGGAGGGAGACTCAACTGGAAACCTCACTAATGGACTACAGACAGCCACTGCAGCCACTGCCCTACCACCTGGTCATGAGGTCATCACAG agggTGAAGCAGAAGCTGCAGTAAAGGCAGAGCTGGGTGAGGAGACGGGATTAGTAGAAGAGGACCTTGTAGCAGTGTCTTATATGGGAGACGAACTGGACCTGGAGACCGTAGGAGACATTATTGCCATCATAGAGGAGAAG GTTGATGATTCTGTGGAGGCTTTGgatgcagcagcagtagaaGCAGCACTCTCTCTGTGTGAAGAGGCTGTTTCCGAGGGACACACCCTCCCTGGCCCCTGGGAGACCCAGGAGCTGAAGACTTCAGATCCTACACCCACAGTCCGAGACGCCAACCCCACACAGGAACCTCAGGATGTGACCGCAATGTCAGCCCCGACTCCTGCAAGCACAGAGACCCACAACCAACCAGAAACTAAAAGAGAAGAGCAACTTAAAGGAAACTGTGAGGGACCTGAGgtgacaggaagtgatgtcatttCTTCTGTTGCCTCTGATGACGGTGCTACAGGAATTGAGGTTATGGAGGTGGGGGCGACAGGGAAGGAGGCCACTGAACCAACAGTGAAGAGTGAAGCAGAGGAGTGGAGCCAGCCTGAGCCCAACCCACCTTGCCTAG ACTCTGAGGACAGCTCTGTATCTGGGAAAGAGTCCAAG gaggtgaaagaggaggaggcaggcaGTGAGGGTGACCCTGAAGAAGGGATGGAGCTGAAGGAGGAGTGTGGGGAGGGGCCCTATCTGTCGGAGGTGGAGCGAGCAGCCAGCGAGAGTGAAGACGGCTATGGCCCGCCGTCCCAGCGCTACACGGCCGATTCACTGGCCAGCAGCCCGGCCTCTTCTTCCCAACT ATCTACATGTGGTGAGGACCAGGAGGCAGTCCAGGCACAGAAGATCTGGAAGAAAGCCATTATGCTGGTGTGGAGAGCTGCGGCCAATCACAG GTATGCCAGTGTCTTCCTGCAGCCTGTGTCAGATGACATCGCCCCCGGTTACCACAGCATCGTACACAG ACCCATGGACCTGTCGGCCATAAAGAAGAACATTGAGTCCGGTGTGATCCGTACGACAGCCGAGTTTCAGCGAGACATCATGCTGATGTTTCAGAATGCCGTCATGTACAACTCGTCGGACCACGACGTGTACCACATGGCGCTGGAGATGCAGCGTGATGTCCTGGAGCACGTCCAGCAGTTCCTGGCCACCCAGCTCATCATGCAGACCTCAGAGAGCGCCATCTCCGCCAAGAGCCTCCGCGGCAGGGAGGGAAACCGTAAGCCAGGAGAACCGGCTGAGAAG gaCGGAGGCACCCGGGGTCGCCGTAGTGCCATGGAGGCTGACctcaaaatgaagaaatag
- the si:ch211-39i2.2 gene encoding DNA damage-inducible transcript 4-like protein yields the protein MVYTAALLFGHGVPVLSEEESVVEMIGKYFLQLTSPGRKASSARRGSVESCDERENNSPFSDMDAGLGREERLLQQDVTRQLERALTEAKASTLQCQVLLLPHQMTGRVGQDVVRSSADEPCGLRGATIRVYVECKDGLKSVGSIFPDPTVTPTFELSVIFKADKDNSWPPLMHIFETSKVLKLRPEYRLVKRKLYSSASPVIHDFN from the exons ATGGTCTATACCGCGGCTCTGCTCTTCGGACACGGCGTGCCCGTCTTGTCGGAGGAAGAAAGCGTCGTAGAGATGATAGGAAAGTACTTCCTCCAGCTCACGTCCCCGGGCCGAAAGGCGAGCTCGGCCCGGAGGGGGAGCGTCGAGAGCTGCGATGAGAGGGAGAACAACTCGCCCT TTTCCGACATGGATGCTGGTTTGGGGCGCGAAGAGCGGCTGCTTCAGCAGGATGTGACCCGGCAGCTAGAGCGCGCTCTGACAGAGGCCAAGGCTTCCACCCTCCAGTGccaggtgctgctgctgcctcatcAGATGACCGGCAGGGTCGGCCAGGATGTGGTGCGCTCCTCGGCCGACGAGCCCTGTGGGCTCCGCGGCGCCACCATCAGGGTCTATGTGGAGTGCAAAGATGGCCTGAAGTCTGTGGGGAGCATCTTCCCAGACCCGACTGTCACCCCCACATTTGAACTGTCTGTCATCTTCAAGGCAGACAAGGATAACAGCTGGCCACCACTCATGCACATCTTCGAAACCAGCAAGGTGTTGAAGCTGAGACCAGAGTACCGGCTGGTGAAGAGGAAGCTCTACTCCTCCGCCAGTCCTGTCATCCATGACTTCAACTAG